The Musa acuminata AAA Group cultivar baxijiao chromosome BXJ2-5, Cavendish_Baxijiao_AAA, whole genome shotgun sequence genomic interval CCATCTTTGTTTACTATCTTGTATGGAACAAGTTTGATGTCCTTTTGTACCTCTTTGtcatcaaatctgtgatgaaatcatgaaacattAGATTATAAAGACAaacatagaaattaaaaaaaaaaaaaaatctgacgaTAATGAAGATAACAAGCTTACTTTCTTCCAATTaatcttttgacatcaaaatggtTCTCTCTGCATTAAGAGCTGCCTGATTTTTGGCAGCCTCACCTACTAGCATTTCAGTATCAGTAAATGCCACCCACAATGGTGTGATTCGGTTCCCTTGGTCATTAACTATGATCTCCACATGACCATTTTTATAAACACCAACAAAGGAATAGGCTGTCCCAAGATCAATCCCAATCACAGTTCCCAGCTTTGTAGCTTCATCTTTAGCAATCGAAAATGCATACATACATCCTGTCCAAATAGATGTTTGAGGTAAGCAACACTATTCCTCTACAATAATGTCACTATTTAATTCAAGGACCTCCAGTCTTACAAGCAAAACAGGTGACTATTTAGGCAAACATGCATATCTTTTTTCTATCATTGCCTTACAGCAAAATCTCACAAGAAAAGGATATATCTTTTCACGAGCTTAGTTTTCAAATGGAATAGATTCCAACCTTTCGAGAACATGTTGACATTTCTTAATAGTCATTTCTAAAAAAATTGTGGTGCATTTAAAATCAAGTCACCTATAATttccttcttttctatttaaataaCCAGGCAATTAAGTGGTACTGCCGAGAATGTACAAGCAAAAAAATAGATCAATGAGGATTTGGTTCATCCATCCCATACCCATTATGAGCATCCTGCTTTTCTATGTTCTATAAACTTGTTGAGGGTCAGGATTACATAGTGTAAACGACCCAAAGGTTACCAAGTCACTTTCTCCACCACAGGAAAACTCACTAAAAATGCTGATGCAACATGCAATCAACATAATGCCTTGACGTATAACTAAAGAGCGTAGGAACCCAAATGACTCGTGTCTATATCAAAATGGAGATGAACGCAATGTACACATAAAAAGATACAATTCATTCAATCTCTTCATTACTTCTACAAAACGAAAAGATAGAAAAAGGACAACTTATATACGAAGCGTTTTCTTCTTCTCTAAAAAAGAATAAGAATTAACCCCGAAATTTCTTCGAAAGTCAATACCAATCTCACATGGTCTTAATCATATTGTTTAGGACAGAAATATCATTCGACCATGGTTGAATATCCAGAATCCATCATTACAGATCTTCATAGGACAGATTTTCCCTCAACTAGTACAATGTAATCCAACAGAATCCTAGATTCAACCGAAGAAGGGATAAGAACCCATAGAAAACGCAtcacaacacaaaccaatccctcCCCAAGAGCTGAGATAAACCAATTTAATCCCACAATTGACTACCAAAGCGAAAAAATAAACGTAAAAACAAATCAGATAGCCCAATAACCCAGAAGGATTCATGGATTGGAATCACAACAACATACTTGCGTGCAGTAGCCCTAACAGAATCAAAGAGCCGCATATTCCAACCGGTCGAtccatgcctctctctctctctctctcttctctctctctctctctctttaaatcAAAAGCTAGAACAATCAGAATAATGGTCTCCGGGGAAGTCCGTGCCCGATCGCTCGAGACCTTTCGGTGGTTCCTCGATCCGTGAGAAAGAGATCACCGCGGGCGAGATTTAAAAGGCAACGGGCTTCTCGTTTCGGCCGATCAATAAGAAGGGCATTTGTCTGTGCTGCGTTGGGATGATCTCGACAGTTGGTTGGATCAATCGAGAGGCTGCCAACAGTCGCCGTGTTGAAGCAGCGCGGGAGTAGCAGTTGCTATCGGCCGTCTGATTGGGCGAGGAACGGATGAGATGGAAGTAATGATTTGTCACCGACGTGGTCGTGTTGCAGCCGTTTGATCAGTCAAAGAACGCGAGCGATGGGAAGTAACgtacacacaacaaccacaaggAATCTTATTGGATCGGATCTTTCGGCCTGACTCCACCCGTGAACCCGAGATGGGCATGTTCAATCTCATGCGTATCTATGTTGTCTATTTCCTTCACAAATGCTCTCTTCTTTTgtcatctatgctgcagaaagatGTTGTGATCGGATCAACAGTTCCATGAACAAAAGCCCATATATGCATCAGGAATCAACACAAAAAGATCAGTCGTCAACGACCAGGCTTTTGTTTctgacaaaagaaaaagaaagtcgaCATAAAAAGTCGTCTCCTTTGTTTCTGTTGATTAAAAGCTCCATTTTGTGAAAGATGTTCCATTGTTTGTTCCGCTTTCTATTGCATCAAATAGCAGAGAGTAATGGTAGTGAGTTCCCATCTGCCATTAACGACAGCTATGACTGCGCGAGCATCATATGACCTTGAGCTGCAGAACTAAGTAACACGCAACTGGAGAGAAAAATAGTAGCTTTAAAGAACGTGGGAATGAGTTCCTCCTCCTGTACGTCCAAGCAAGATGCGActcggtggtggtggcggtggcggtggcggtggcggtgtacGTCCAAGCAAGATGCAGACTAAATAAGaggaagataataaaaataataaaaatatctatgTATAAGATAATATAAGATAAGCTAAAACGATTGTCTGTCGAATTACATATATATCATGTTTGATGTATAACATAACAACTTTTACTTTGTTAACTTGTAAAAATAAGAGGGGAAGATAAATTTTGTAATAAAACAGTGAGTAATAATTTTTGatagaaaatatataattatggAATGAAAACTTATGGAAGGAAAAAGACTCAAACAACATGATACTCATGTGGATAGGAGCCAGGCAATTTAGATCGACtagtaatagactcttttatgaaatatttttaaaaatttaaagataATTTGGATCGATTACAAATTGATTacttatgaaatatttataagaatattctTAGAAATCTAGAACGAGTCGATTATAAACCATCTCCTATGTGAAATTTTTATAGAATATTCTATCTCTTCTATAAAAACACATCCTCAATTATAGGTAAGagaataaaataaataacttaGACATGGAGAAGGATATACTCAGTCTCTCCCAACTTTAATCTTCATATGTTAAGTTAGGAAAAGATATTCCACGACGGAGGATTCCATGCATATGAATCGGAAGTATGACACCACATCATGTTGATAAGgacatcaaatatattttttctcaataattttagaTCATTTTAAATAGTTAAGTGAAGATGATCGGACGTAATTAAGGTTTACGAATTTATCTGAAAATAATTTTCACCTATAAATAATAACCATTTTcggctaaaaaaataaaaaaaaggccaCGAAGCAACGACACGTTTCTAAATTATCCCGAGAGCAAAACCGCGTCGATACAGCCTGGCCTCCTCGGAACCCTCCGTATTCCCTCCTCGCTATCGTTAATGGTCACATAAATATTCCTTCCATCTACCCAATCTTATCCTCACCGCTtcttcgtctcctcctcctctcaaTGCCGCCACCAATGCCTCTCTCCCCCTACCTAGCGGCGGTGTCGCTCCTTCTCGCTGCCGCATTCTCCTCCGGGTGGACATTGCATGCCGCGGCGGAGCTTCCTCGCTTCCGCGAGGCCCCGGCATTCCGCAACGGGCCCGGCTGCGCCTCCGCCCCGACCATCCACATCGCTATGACCCTCGATGCCACCTACCTCCGCGGCTCCCTCGCCGGTGTGCTCTCCATCCTCCGCCATTCCTCCTGCCCGGAATCCATCTCCTTCAACTTCCTCGCCACCCGCCCCCGCCGCTTCCGCCCCGCCGTGTCCGCCTCCTTCCCTTCCCTCAGCTTCGACGTGTACCGTTTCGACCCCGCCCTCGTCCGTGGCCGCATCTCCTCCTCCGTCCGCCGCGCCCTCGACCAACCCCTCAACTACGCTCGCATCTACCTCGCTGACATTCTCCCCCGTTCCGTCCACCGCGTCATCTACTTCGACTCCGACCTCGTCGTCGTCGACGACGTCGCCCGCCTCTGGGCCACCGACCTCTCCCCGGACCATGTCCTCGCCGCCCCCGAGTACTGCCACGCCAACTTCACCTCCTACTTCACAGACCGCTTCTGGTCTGACCCGGTCTACCCCGACGCCCTCAACGACCGCCGCCGCTCGCCCTGCTACTTCAACACCGGGGTCATGGTCATGGACCTCGACCGATGGCGCGCCGGCGGGTACACCCGGAAGTTGGAGGCCTGGATGGAGGTGCAGAAGCGGGAGGCGCGGATCTACGAGCTTGGCTCGCTGCCGCCGTTCCTGCTGGTGTTCGCCGGCGAGGTCAAGGGGGTGGAGCACCGGTGGAACCAGCACGGTCTTGGGGGAGACAACGTCGAGGGTCTGTGCCGGGACCTCCACCCGGGCCCGGTGAGCCTGCTCCACTGGAGTGGCAAGGGGAAGCCGTGGCTCCGCCTCGACGCCGGCCGCCCGTGCCAGCTGGACGCGCTCTGGGCGCCCTACGACCTCCTCCGCCGCGACGGCCGAGACGACCTCTTCGCCGACATCTAATTCCCGCAACTCCTTCGCCTCCAGCGGCAGCGATATCTCACCGTTGCGATCGGGTCGGCCCACGGGCACGGCGGTCTCCGATCCGAGTTCCGTCATCTCCTCGTGTCGGTCTGCGCGGGGCCCACCGGGAGGGGTGGGACAGCCAATTGGCCCAGAAAAGGCAGAGCCAGTGAACGTGGGGACGGAACAGCTGGCGACGGGGCCCGCTACGCGTACAAAGGACCGCGTCACATCAGCGGTGCTGTCTCTGTTCATTTTTATTTCTGAGTAAAAACATTTAATCATTAGATAGAGAGAAAGCGAACTAAAGATGACTACAGTTTTGGTGATCATCGACGCATGGCGAACGGGTGGGGACGGGCAACAGCTGCGAAGCCTGCGGTGGAGGGACGACGGATGGGTATTCTCTTTATGGGAGTGGTTGGATTAGGACCATACATACATGCGCTCGAGTGCTGGCTGCCGGTCGGGGTGGCAAGGAATCTACTGACTTAAAATTAGCTCTCGACAGCTGGTGTGATGCTTTGCTCAACGAGGAAGATTGTTCTTTACTTGTAGTCGTTCATGGAAGATAGAGCATAATGCAAGTTGCCGAGTTCTTTCTTCGATGGCATTGTTCTTTATATGTACTTGGTGTATTCTAGTTGATGTGAGGCGCTCAAAGTTGATGAAAGAGACgaaatttcttctttttcctaGAGAAACGGGATGCAGATGGGTGAATCCTGTCCCAGAATTCTGAGCATGTGAAGCCTATAATTGCGTGTATGTTCATACAAGTCATGACCGGCTAACGTTGGTCTGTGAGGAGAGTCACGGACGAACAGTGTTTTTGAGAGTAAACTATCCAACTCTCAGAAGCTTGTCTTGGTAAGGAAGCACGCCGTGGTGATGATGAGGTCTGCAGCAGGGAAAAACTAATATTACTGTCTGCTACTTTACAAAATAAGCTGTTCCTCACTGAAAACTAATATTTGGCGATCAGACGGTGAAATAACACATTGCAAATTGGATTAGTTGTTAGCAGTTCATGTctatactttttttatttttaatttaataattatttttaattttttaaaaaaatacttcgTAATTTGGAtgtgattttaaatt includes:
- the LOC103984498 gene encoding probable galacturonosyltransferase-like 3, yielding MPPPMPLSPYLAAVSLLLAAAFSSGWTLHAAAELPRFREAPAFRNGPGCASAPTIHIAMTLDATYLRGSLAGVLSILRHSSCPESISFNFLATRPRRFRPAVSASFPSLSFDVYRFDPALVRGRISSSVRRALDQPLNYARIYLADILPRSVHRVIYFDSDLVVVDDVARLWATDLSPDHVLAAPEYCHANFTSYFTDRFWSDPVYPDALNDRRRSPCYFNTGVMVMDLDRWRAGGYTRKLEAWMEVQKREARIYELGSLPPFLLVFAGEVKGVEHRWNQHGLGGDNVEGLCRDLHPGPVSLLHWSGKGKPWLRLDAGRPCQLDALWAPYDLLRRDGRDDLFADI